In Opitutaceae bacterium TAV5, one genomic interval encodes:
- a CDS encoding dTDP-glucose 4,6-dehydratase, with product MNLLVTGGCGFIGSNFIRQRLIEDKKSSPLRKLVNLDALTYAGNPANLADLAGDPRYVFVHGNIGDEALVTRLLADYDIDAIINFAAESHVDRSINSPEPFIQTNVVGTLRLLEAARRHHAALPANRRFAFRFLHISTDEVYGTLGPGDPPFTENTPFAPNSPYSASKAASDHLVRAWNQTYGLPTLTVNCSNNYGPYQHPEKLIPLTILNALQGKPIPLYGDGLQVRDWLYVEDHTAAIWLVLQGSCLGETYNVGGMNEQTNIDVVKTVCALLDARVPRVDGQSYARQITHVGDRPGHDRRYAINCEKIRRSLKWGPEKIFVTGLEQTVSWYLGRHIRK from the coding sequence ATGAATCTGCTCGTCACCGGCGGCTGCGGTTTTATCGGCAGCAATTTTATTCGGCAGCGCCTCATCGAGGATAAAAAAAGCTCGCCGCTGCGCAAGCTCGTCAACCTCGACGCCCTCACCTACGCCGGAAATCCGGCCAATCTCGCGGACCTTGCCGGCGACCCGCGGTACGTTTTCGTACATGGCAACATCGGAGATGAAGCCCTCGTTACCCGACTGCTTGCCGATTACGACATTGACGCCATCATCAATTTCGCGGCCGAAAGCCACGTGGATCGCTCCATCAATTCACCGGAGCCGTTCATCCAGACGAATGTTGTCGGAACTCTGCGCCTCCTCGAGGCCGCCCGTCGCCACCATGCCGCCTTGCCCGCAAACCGTCGCTTTGCCTTCCGGTTTCTGCACATCTCCACTGACGAAGTCTATGGTACCCTTGGGCCTGGTGATCCTCCCTTTACCGAAAACACACCCTTTGCGCCCAACTCCCCCTACTCTGCCAGCAAGGCCGCCAGTGATCATCTGGTTCGCGCCTGGAACCAGACATATGGCCTCCCAACCCTGACCGTTAACTGTTCCAACAACTATGGTCCGTACCAACACCCGGAAAAACTCATACCTCTGACAATTCTCAATGCCCTTCAGGGAAAACCGATCCCTCTCTATGGGGATGGCTTGCAGGTCCGCGATTGGCTCTATGTCGAAGACCACACCGCTGCCATTTGGCTTGTCCTTCAAGGAAGCTGTCTTGGCGAAACCTATAATGTCGGAGGCATGAACGAACAAACCAATATCGATGTCGTAAAAACCGTTTGCGCACTCCTCGATGCCAGAGTCCCGCGCGTTGATGGCCAGTCTTATGCCCGGCAAATCACACACGTAGGTGACCGCCCCGGCCATGACCGCCGCTACGCCATCAACTGCGAAAAAATCCGGCGTTCATTAAAATGGGGACCAGAGAAAATTTTTGTTACCGGTCTTGAACAGACGGTCAGTTGGTATCTTGGCAGACATATCAGGAAATGA
- a CDS encoding ABC transporter: MSEQNNHHYWHTMERFRDIVLYRTIAGIKSEARQRYLSYLWFLLEPLLSTAVFYIAYSQITGKRGPDAILSILIGMILWQWFESAVMSGSGSIRAKFHILNQFNLPKYLFPLVSIFISTWKFLCVSVIIWLLAAAFGYLPNLNWIYLPPLFLIQLSFIIALTLPISIAVTLWNDFQTILSSVFRMLFFISGIFFDPNKIPANLQKWFYTNPIAFFIEAGRAVILRNEPPRFEHMTMSLISTLILLLIAWRLHRSYDKRLLKLTND, translated from the coding sequence ATGTCAGAACAGAATAATCATCACTATTGGCACACTATGGAACGATTCAGGGATATTGTCCTGTATCGTACCATAGCCGGCATAAAATCCGAGGCCCGTCAGCGTTATTTAAGCTATCTATGGTTCCTTCTGGAGCCATTGCTAAGTACTGCCGTTTTTTATATAGCCTATTCTCAAATTACCGGAAAAAGGGGACCCGATGCCATCCTCAGCATACTTATCGGCATGATCCTCTGGCAATGGTTTGAAAGCGCCGTCATGTCCGGTTCCGGTTCAATCAGGGCAAAATTTCATATCCTCAACCAATTTAACCTGCCCAAGTATCTCTTCCCGCTCGTCTCCATATTTATCAGCACATGGAAATTCCTGTGCGTTTCAGTGATCATCTGGCTGTTGGCAGCGGCATTCGGATATCTACCAAATCTTAACTGGATATATCTCCCCCCTCTCTTCCTCATACAACTGTCTTTCATCATCGCCCTCACTTTGCCTATCTCTATAGCCGTCACACTCTGGAACGATTTTCAAACCATATTAAGCTCTGTTTTTCGCATGTTATTTTTTATTTCCGGCATATTTTTCGATCCCAATAAAATTCCCGCCAATTTACAGAAATGGTTTTATACTAACCCCATAGCTTTCTTCATTGAAGCCGGCCGTGCTGTCATATTGCGAAATGAACCTCCACGTTTCGAGCACATGACAATGTCACTCATCTCAACCCTTATTTTGTTATTGATTGCCTGGAGGTTGCATCGCAGCTATGATAAGCGCCTCTTGAAGCTTACCAATGACTAA
- a CDS encoding ABC transporter yields MTTAKPIISLRNAGVCYRPPKTIFSKAKKEIWALRSLNLDIYEGEKLGIIGRNGSGKSTLMRVLTKIYNLDEGEIIFHKPNAHVELLSLGVGFEGILTGRENAILNGMLMGKTRSYMLEHIDAIHDFSGLGEFFDYPVYTYSTGMNVRLGFSTAMEIDPDILLVDEVLGVGDQVFMEKSTKALKTKFTGNRTVILISHQPANIKTLSTRAIWLEKGMILSEGSPAEVIKFYEANIHQYTK; encoded by the coding sequence ATGACAACTGCCAAACCCATCATATCATTACGCAATGCCGGCGTGTGTTATCGCCCGCCCAAAACCATCTTTTCAAAAGCTAAAAAGGAAATCTGGGCATTACGCAGCCTCAACCTTGACATCTATGAAGGCGAAAAGCTCGGCATCATCGGACGCAATGGCAGCGGCAAAAGCACCCTTATGCGCGTCCTCACCAAAATCTATAATCTGGACGAGGGTGAAATCATTTTTCACAAGCCAAACGCCCATGTGGAATTGCTTTCGCTTGGCGTTGGCTTTGAGGGCATTTTAACCGGACGTGAGAATGCAATCTTGAACGGAATGCTTATGGGCAAGACGCGCTCTTACATGCTGGAACACATAGATGCGATCCATGATTTTTCCGGTCTTGGTGAGTTTTTTGATTATCCGGTTTACACCTACTCAACAGGAATGAATGTTCGCCTAGGCTTCTCAACAGCAATGGAGATAGATCCAGACATACTGCTTGTGGATGAGGTTCTTGGTGTTGGTGATCAGGTGTTCATGGAAAAATCGACTAAGGCTTTAAAAACGAAATTCACCGGAAACCGAACGGTAATCCTAATCAGTCATCAGCCAGCTAACATAAAAACTCTTTCAACACGGGCCATCTGGCTTGAAAAAGGGATGATCCTTTCAGAGGGAAGTCCCGCAGAAGTTATCAAGTTTTACGAAGCCAACATACATCAATATACAAAATAG
- a CDS encoding LPS:glycosyltransferase has product MRAALVTLAVGEVPETRWSHPVFRAYAQRHGLEFVVIDEWRVRKGGWFTPKRKRAQFEKLQLHRLLGEYDRVIFFDADILIHPECPNLLELVPDDCLGAVSDEQADGGGETWKRRDDLDRAQKALGTLPPERTAEPYFNTGVMVLSKACRAVFDPARCWPPEGRWREQTGINYNARNDGVRTRYLENRYNFSPLDGSRWTNREVRLGGGQTGSLVVHYAGLVDRPRMAEDAPVFWKQWGIGE; this is encoded by the coding sequence ATGAGAGCGGCCTTGGTGACATTGGCGGTGGGAGAGGTGCCGGAAACGCGCTGGTCGCATCCGGTTTTCCGCGCCTATGCGCAGCGGCACGGCCTGGAGTTTGTCGTGATCGACGAGTGGCGGGTGCGGAAAGGCGGCTGGTTCACCCCGAAACGCAAGCGGGCCCAGTTCGAAAAACTGCAATTGCACCGGTTGCTCGGGGAGTATGACCGGGTGATCTTTTTCGATGCGGACATCCTGATTCATCCGGAATGTCCGAATTTGCTGGAACTGGTGCCGGATGATTGTCTGGGCGCGGTGAGCGACGAGCAGGCGGACGGGGGAGGGGAGACATGGAAGCGGCGCGACGATCTGGATCGGGCGCAGAAAGCACTGGGGACGTTGCCGCCGGAGCGGACAGCGGAGCCGTACTTCAATACAGGGGTGATGGTCCTATCCAAGGCATGCCGGGCGGTGTTCGATCCGGCACGATGCTGGCCGCCGGAAGGACGCTGGCGGGAGCAGACGGGAATCAACTACAACGCCCGGAATGATGGCGTGAGGACACGGTATCTGGAGAACAGATATAACTTCTCGCCGCTTGACGGGAGTCGCTGGACAAACCGGGAGGTGCGCTTGGGCGGAGGGCAAACGGGATCGCTGGTCGTCCATTATGCCGGTCTGGTTGATCGGCCCCGTATGGCAGAAGATGCCCCGGTGTTTTGGAAACAGTGGGGGATCGGAGAATGA
- a CDS encoding proton glutamate symport protein gives MTLRLRPPWKWQSANLIISGLVVGLLFGLLARHFCTTPEATERLHWWLDQLIQPLGKLFIRIIFMIVIPLILSAIVLGIVEMGDIRKLGRVGLKCVLWTFILAGTSVVLGLVLVDTLAPGRHMPESTRLELTARYGGDAAVKIEQGTRESPPLAESILELVPQNPLAEAVNAFAPNYTGGGLIAVMVFSVFVGVALAMVPRERGAALTAVFQGMFDVCMLIIEFAMKLAPIGVACLGFSLTSTLGIGILQSLGAYVGVVILGLTLHQFGTYSLLLALIGRQSPLLFFRRIREVMVTAFSTSSSNATLPVSIRVAEENLGLPRQISRFVLTVGASANQNGTALYEGITVLFLAQVFGIDLTIGQQIVVALMCIMAGFGTAGVPGGSLPLVVGVLVTIGVPGEAIAIILGIDRLLDMCRTTLNVSGDLVCAVLVSRGEADLPEDDDTSNTGSPIPVSATTPPGIATG, from the coding sequence ATGACCCTCCGCCTCCGTCCCCCCTGGAAATGGCAGTCCGCCAACCTCATCATCTCCGGCCTCGTCGTCGGATTGTTGTTCGGTCTGCTCGCCCGGCATTTCTGCACCACTCCCGAAGCCACGGAGCGTCTCCACTGGTGGCTCGACCAGCTGATCCAGCCGCTCGGCAAGCTGTTCATTCGGATCATTTTCATGATCGTGATCCCGCTGATCCTCTCCGCCATCGTGCTCGGGATCGTGGAAATGGGAGATATCCGCAAGCTCGGCCGCGTCGGCCTCAAATGCGTGCTCTGGACGTTCATCCTCGCCGGCACCAGCGTCGTGCTCGGGCTGGTGCTCGTCGACACGCTCGCCCCCGGCCGGCACATGCCCGAAAGTACGCGTCTCGAGCTCACCGCCCGCTATGGGGGCGACGCCGCCGTCAAAATCGAGCAGGGCACCCGCGAAAGCCCGCCTCTTGCCGAATCGATCCTCGAACTCGTCCCCCAGAACCCGCTCGCCGAAGCGGTCAACGCCTTCGCGCCCAACTACACCGGCGGGGGCCTCATCGCCGTCATGGTATTCAGCGTCTTTGTCGGCGTGGCGCTGGCCATGGTGCCGCGCGAAAGGGGCGCGGCGCTCACTGCGGTCTTCCAGGGCATGTTCGATGTCTGCATGCTGATCATCGAATTCGCCATGAAACTGGCGCCGATCGGCGTGGCGTGTCTCGGCTTCAGCCTCACTTCCACGCTCGGCATCGGCATCCTGCAAAGTCTCGGCGCCTATGTCGGCGTCGTCATCCTCGGGCTGACCCTGCACCAGTTTGGCACCTACTCGCTGCTGCTCGCACTTATCGGACGCCAGTCGCCGCTCCTGTTTTTCCGGCGCATCCGCGAGGTCATGGTCACGGCCTTCAGCACGTCGTCGAGCAACGCCACGCTCCCCGTCTCGATCCGCGTGGCCGAGGAGAATCTCGGCCTGCCCCGGCAGATCAGCCGCTTCGTGCTCACGGTCGGCGCCAGCGCCAACCAGAACGGCACCGCGCTTTATGAAGGCATCACCGTGCTCTTCCTCGCCCAGGTGTTCGGCATCGACCTGACCATCGGACAACAGATTGTCGTGGCGCTCATGTGCATCATGGCCGGCTTCGGCACGGCGGGCGTGCCAGGCGGCTCGCTCCCCCTGGTGGTCGGCGTGCTCGTGACGATCGGCGTGCCGGGCGAGGCCATTGCCATCATCCTGGGCATCGACCGTCTGCTCGACATGTGCCGGACCACGCTCAACGTCAGCGGCGATCTCGTCTGCGCCGTGCTCGTCTCGCGCGGCGAGGCCGATCTGCCCGAAGACGACGACACGTCGAATACCGGTTCGCCGATTCCGGTCTCCGCAACGACACCGCCGGGAATTGCGACGGGGTAA
- a CDS encoding ATP-dependent Clp protease ATP-binding protein, giving the protein MDPNQFTQMSRQAITDAQSEARRRNNNEVDTWHLLHALLSQENGIVPAIVEKLGLTTSALQLALQRELDRLPRVSGSVDTSKVYVTQAVNDVLTRAEEEAKQLKDEFVSVEHLFLALIEVAKPEAFARYLKSFGIDRRTVLKTLSELRGAQRVTTDNPEATYNALKKYGIDLVELARKGKMDPVIGRDDEIRRTIRILSRKTKNNPVLIGEPGVGKTAIVEGLAQRIVRGDVPEGLKDKTIFSLDMGALVAGAKYRGEFEERLKAVLNEVKQSDGRILLFIDELHTIVGAGKTEGAMDAGNLLKPMLARGELHCIGATTLDEYRQHIEKDAALERRFQPVQVEPPSVEDAISILRGLRERFELHHGVRIQDNALVAAVTLSNRYISDRFLPDKAIDLVDEACAMIRTEMDSMPQELDALTRRALQLEIEETALKLEKDDASRQRLETLRKELANTREQADALKRQWEREKASIDRVRKVREELDAARLAMEKAERAYDLNKLAELRHGKIPQLEAELKKLETTGAQTQLFKEEVSAEEVAEIVAKWSGIPVTRLVESEREKLLRLGEVLHERVIGQDEAVQLTSEAILRARAGIKDPRRPVGSFLFLGPTGVGKTELAKTLAETLFDSEAAMIRIDMSEYMEKHSVARLIGAPPGYVGYDEGGQLTEAVRRKPYAVVLFDEIEKAHPDVFNVLLQVLDDGRITDSQGRTVDFKNTIIIMTSNIGSRYLLDGVTGDTIPESVRESVMAELRKGFRPEFLNRIDETILFKPLTLEEITKIVDLLLADLNKRLADRRVTVELDKKAKTWAGEKGYDPVFGARPLKRFLQRQIETRLARALITGEVKEGSTVTFKVKNDELVMS; this is encoded by the coding sequence ATGGACCCGAACCAGTTCACACAAATGTCCCGTCAGGCGATCACCGACGCGCAGTCGGAAGCCCGTCGCCGCAACAACAATGAAGTCGACACGTGGCATCTGCTGCACGCGCTGCTTTCCCAGGAAAACGGCATCGTGCCCGCCATCGTCGAAAAGCTCGGCCTCACCACGTCCGCGCTCCAGCTTGCGTTGCAGCGCGAACTCGACCGGCTCCCGCGCGTCAGCGGCAGCGTGGATACGTCGAAAGTTTACGTCACCCAGGCCGTCAACGACGTCCTCACCCGGGCGGAGGAGGAAGCGAAGCAGCTCAAGGACGAGTTCGTTTCCGTCGAACACCTGTTCCTCGCGCTCATCGAGGTGGCGAAGCCGGAAGCCTTCGCCCGGTATCTGAAATCCTTCGGCATCGACCGCCGGACCGTTCTCAAGACCCTGAGTGAACTGCGCGGCGCGCAGCGCGTGACCACCGACAACCCCGAAGCCACCTACAACGCCCTGAAAAAATACGGCATCGACCTCGTCGAACTGGCGCGCAAGGGCAAGATGGATCCCGTCATCGGCCGCGACGACGAGATCCGCCGCACCATCCGTATCCTTTCCCGCAAGACAAAAAACAACCCCGTGCTCATCGGCGAGCCCGGCGTCGGCAAGACCGCCATCGTCGAAGGCCTCGCCCAGCGCATCGTGCGCGGTGACGTGCCCGAGGGGCTGAAGGACAAGACCATCTTCTCGCTCGACATGGGCGCGCTCGTCGCCGGCGCGAAATACCGCGGCGAATTCGAGGAACGGCTCAAGGCCGTGCTCAACGAAGTCAAGCAGAGCGACGGCCGCATCCTGCTCTTCATCGACGAGCTCCACACCATCGTCGGCGCCGGCAAGACCGAGGGTGCGATGGACGCCGGCAATCTCCTGAAGCCCATGCTCGCCCGCGGCGAGCTGCACTGTATCGGCGCGACCACGCTCGACGAATACCGCCAGCACATCGAGAAAGACGCCGCGCTCGAGCGCCGTTTCCAGCCCGTGCAGGTCGAGCCGCCCTCTGTCGAGGACGCCATCTCCATCCTGCGCGGCCTGCGCGAACGCTTCGAACTCCATCACGGCGTGCGCATCCAGGACAACGCCCTCGTCGCCGCCGTCACGCTTTCCAACCGCTACATTTCCGACCGCTTCCTGCCCGACAAGGCCATCGACCTCGTGGACGAAGCCTGCGCGATGATCCGCACCGAGATGGACTCGATGCCGCAGGAACTCGACGCCCTCACACGCCGCGCCCTTCAGCTCGAAATCGAGGAAACAGCCCTGAAACTGGAAAAGGACGATGCCTCCCGGCAGCGTCTCGAAACCCTCCGCAAGGAGCTCGCCAACACCCGCGAGCAGGCCGATGCGCTGAAGCGCCAGTGGGAGCGTGAAAAAGCCTCCATCGACCGCGTACGCAAGGTGCGCGAGGAACTCGACGCGGCCCGCCTCGCCATGGAAAAGGCCGAGCGCGCCTACGATCTCAACAAGCTCGCCGAACTCCGCCACGGCAAGATTCCGCAACTGGAAGCCGAACTGAAAAAACTCGAAACCACCGGTGCGCAGACGCAGCTCTTCAAGGAAGAGGTGTCCGCCGAGGAGGTCGCCGAGATCGTCGCCAAGTGGAGCGGCATCCCCGTGACGCGCCTCGTCGAGAGCGAACGCGAAAAACTCCTCCGCCTCGGCGAGGTGCTCCACGAGCGTGTCATCGGCCAGGACGAGGCCGTGCAACTGACCAGCGAGGCCATCCTCCGCGCCCGCGCCGGCATCAAGGATCCGCGCCGCCCCGTCGGCAGTTTCCTCTTCCTTGGCCCGACAGGCGTCGGCAAGACCGAACTGGCCAAGACGCTCGCCGAAACGCTCTTCGACAGCGAGGCCGCCATGATCCGCATCGACATGTCGGAGTACATGGAAAAGCACAGCGTCGCCCGCCTCATCGGCGCGCCTCCGGGCTACGTCGGTTACGATGAGGGTGGTCAGCTCACGGAGGCCGTCCGGCGCAAGCCGTACGCCGTCGTCCTCTTCGACGAGATCGAGAAAGCGCACCCGGATGTATTCAATGTCCTGTTACAGGTGCTCGACGACGGCCGCATCACCGATTCGCAAGGCCGCACCGTGGACTTCAAGAACACGATCATCATCATGACCTCCAACATCGGCAGCCGTTACCTGCTCGACGGCGTGACCGGTGACACGATCCCCGAGAGTGTGCGCGAGTCGGTCATGGCCGAGCTGCGCAAGGGCTTCCGTCCGGAATTTCTGAACCGCATCGACGAGACGATCCTCTTCAAGCCGCTGACGCTCGAGGAAATCACAAAAATCGTGGACCTGCTGCTGGCCGACCTCAACAAGCGCCTCGCCGACCGCCGCGTGACGGTGGAGCTGGACAAGAAGGCGAAAACCTGGGCGGGCGAGAAAGGCTACGATCCGGTGTTCGGCGCACGCCCGCTGAAGCGTTTTCTCCAGCGCCAGATCGAAACCCGGCTCGCCCGTGCCCTGATCACCGGGGAGGTGAAAGAAGGTTCGACGGTGACCTTCAAGGTCAAGAACGACGAACTCGTGATGTCCTGA
- a CDS encoding SlyX protein, translated as MSNERLDILEERIAWLQRHVVEQDKVMLGQARELERLRAELTRVIERLPDDSGLPPAGQQERPPHY; from the coding sequence ATGTCGAACGAAAGACTGGATATTCTCGAGGAACGCATCGCCTGGCTCCAGCGCCACGTGGTGGAGCAGGACAAGGTCATGCTGGGGCAGGCGCGCGAACTCGAGCGCCTGCGCGCCGAACTGACTCGCGTCATCGAACGGCTCCCCGACGACTCCGGGCTGCCGCCCGCCGGGCAGCAGGAGCGGCCGCCGCACTATTAG
- a CDS encoding acetoacetate metabolism regulatory protein AtoC, whose translation MIASVLIIDDEKHTREGLRQALEDEYDVFAAANADEAFNLMESQEFDVILTDLRMPGKSGLKVIDKALSLPHRPAVIMMTAYGNIDTAVEAMKRGAVDFLTKPVNIERLEVLIQRALKTRTLEVEVKQLHERLDDKFSFEGLVGHSDRLKDVIDRVRLVAPSRATILIEGESGTGKELIAQAIHQASPRARAPFVAVHCAALSENLLESEIFGHERGAFTGATERRVGRFESADSGTLFLDEIGEISASTQVKLLRFLETKSIERVGGSRPITLDVRLVAATNRNLEQMVREGKFREDLFFRINVVRITLPPLRERTDDIPMLLAHYLRLFAKENNLPLLTVEPGALRTLQAYPWPGNIRELRNFCENAVVLHRGGKLTEYDLDARFRQPFAAPLALPPAGGAQALSAGTGGLAPAPGTMPFQPAGGSAGGTLSVEENEKRLLREALIKARGNRTKAAQLMGVSRRTLHRKIAQWPELDVLD comes from the coding sequence ATGATTGCCAGCGTCCTGATCATCGACGACGAAAAACACACCCGCGAAGGCCTCCGTCAGGCGCTCGAGGACGAGTACGATGTCTTCGCCGCCGCCAATGCCGACGAAGCCTTCAACCTCATGGAGTCGCAGGAGTTCGACGTCATCCTCACCGACCTGCGCATGCCGGGCAAAAGCGGCCTCAAGGTCATCGACAAGGCCCTGTCCCTGCCTCATCGCCCCGCGGTCATCATGATGACCGCCTACGGCAACATCGACACCGCGGTCGAGGCCATGAAGCGCGGCGCCGTCGATTTCCTCACCAAACCGGTCAACATCGAACGGCTCGAGGTTCTCATCCAGCGCGCCCTCAAGACACGCACGCTCGAGGTCGAGGTGAAACAGCTTCACGAGCGCCTCGACGACAAGTTCAGTTTCGAGGGCCTCGTCGGTCACTCGGATCGCCTCAAGGATGTGATCGACCGCGTGCGCCTGGTCGCGCCCTCCAGGGCCACCATCCTCATCGAAGGCGAGTCCGGCACGGGCAAGGAGCTCATCGCCCAGGCGATCCACCAGGCCAGTCCGCGCGCCCGCGCCCCGTTCGTGGCGGTGCATTGCGCGGCGCTTTCGGAAAACCTGCTCGAGAGCGAAATCTTCGGTCACGAACGCGGCGCTTTCACGGGAGCGACCGAACGTCGCGTGGGCCGGTTCGAATCGGCGGACAGCGGCACGCTGTTTCTCGACGAAATCGGCGAGATCTCCGCTTCCACCCAGGTGAAGCTGCTGCGTTTTCTGGAAACAAAATCCATCGAACGCGTGGGCGGTTCGCGTCCCATCACGCTGGATGTGCGCCTCGTGGCCGCGACCAACCGCAACCTCGAACAGATGGTGCGCGAGGGAAAATTTCGCGAAGACCTGTTTTTCCGCATCAACGTCGTGCGGATCACCTTGCCCCCGTTGCGCGAGCGTACCGACGACATCCCGATGCTGCTGGCCCATTACCTCCGGCTGTTTGCGAAGGAAAACAATCTGCCGCTCCTGACGGTGGAGCCCGGAGCGTTGCGCACGTTGCAGGCGTATCCGTGGCCGGGGAACATTCGCGAATTGCGCAATTTTTGTGAAAACGCCGTGGTGCTCCATCGCGGAGGCAAGCTCACCGAGTACGATCTCGACGCGCGTTTCCGGCAACCGTTCGCGGCGCCTCTCGCACTGCCGCCGGCCGGCGGCGCCCAGGCTTTATCGGCTGGCACGGGCGGACTGGCGCCTGCGCCGGGCACGATGCCGTTTCAGCCGGCAGGCGGCAGCGCGGGCGGGACGCTTTCGGTCGAGGAGAATGAAAAGCGGCTTCTGCGCGAGGCCCTGATCAAGGCGAGGGGCAACCGCACGAAGGCCGCGCAACTCATGGGCGTGAGCCGCCGCACGCTGCACCGCAAGATCGCCCAGTGGCCGGAGCTCGATGTGCTCGACTGA
- a CDS encoding NAD dependent epimerase/dehydratase, which produces MNKTETSSSPDPAPEADDASSPASRTNTANAQGAGTLPTGGHALIAGASGIIGGATAEVLAGEGWRVSGLARRPLAQPGVTPIAADLLDPASLAAALSGLKPTHVFLTTWLRQATEAENIRVNAAMVRNLLDALRPAGSVRHVALVTGLKHYLGPFEAYGKGALPQTPFREDQARLDLENFYYAQEDEVFAAAARDGFHWSIHRPHTVIGRAVGNAMNMGTTLAAYATICRETGRPFRFPGVGVQWDSLTDMTDARLLARHLLWAATTPAAANEAFNVVNGDIFRWKWMWGRIAGWFGIEAEPFDGVVRPLEQQMAADAPLWREIAATHRLAEPDLARLASPWHTDADLGRPIEVVTDISKSRRLGFNLYQPTDDAFFLLFEKLRRERLIP; this is translated from the coding sequence ATGAACAAAACCGAAACTTCATCATCGCCTGACCCGGCTCCGGAGGCGGACGACGCCTCCTCCCCGGCTTCGCGGACCAACACCGCCAACGCCCAAGGCGCGGGCACCCTGCCGACGGGCGGGCACGCCCTGATCGCCGGCGCCAGCGGCATCATCGGCGGCGCGACGGCGGAAGTCCTGGCCGGGGAAGGATGGCGGGTGTCCGGCCTGGCCCGCCGGCCCCTCGCGCAGCCCGGCGTTACCCCGATCGCCGCCGACCTCCTCGATCCGGCGTCCCTCGCCGCCGCGCTCTCCGGCCTGAAGCCCACCCATGTTTTCCTCACGACCTGGCTGCGGCAGGCGACCGAGGCGGAGAACATCCGGGTCAACGCCGCGATGGTGCGCAATCTGCTCGACGCGCTCCGGCCCGCCGGCTCCGTTCGCCACGTCGCCCTGGTCACGGGCCTCAAGCACTACCTCGGGCCGTTCGAGGCCTACGGGAAGGGGGCCCTGCCGCAGACGCCCTTCCGCGAAGATCAGGCGCGGCTCGACCTCGAGAACTTCTATTACGCCCAGGAAGACGAAGTCTTCGCGGCCGCCGCGCGCGACGGCTTCCACTGGAGTATCCACCGTCCGCATACGGTCATCGGCCGGGCGGTCGGCAACGCCATGAACATGGGCACGACCCTGGCCGCTTACGCGACGATCTGCCGCGAGACCGGCCGGCCGTTCCGGTTTCCGGGCGTGGGCGTGCAATGGGACAGCCTGACCGACATGACCGACGCGCGGCTGCTCGCCCGCCATCTGCTGTGGGCGGCGACCACGCCGGCCGCGGCCAACGAAGCCTTCAACGTCGTCAACGGCGACATCTTCCGCTGGAAGTGGATGTGGGGCCGCATCGCCGGCTGGTTCGGCATCGAGGCGGAGCCTTTCGACGGGGTCGTCCGGCCGCTCGAACAGCAGATGGCCGCCGATGCGCCCCTCTGGCGCGAGATCGCGGCGACCCACCGCCTCGCCGAGCCGGATCTCGCCCGTCTGGCCTCGCCCTGGCATACCGATGCCGACCTGGGCCGGCCGATCGAAGTGGTGACCGACATCTCCAAAAGCCGGCGGCTTGGTTTCAATCTCTACCAGCCGACGGACGACGCCTTCTTCCTCCTGTTCGAAAAATTGCGCCGCGAGCGGCTTATTCCGTAA